Proteins encoded within one genomic window of Candidatus Syntrophocurvum alkaliphilum:
- the truB gene encoding tRNA pseudouridine(55) synthase TruB, which yields MDGFININKPEGITSFDVLRTLKKQIGKIKMGHLGTLDPMATGVLPVALGNATRVIEYIKDETKAYTATMIMGRVSDTQDEYGTIKVIQEQPIIELDILKEAIKEFTGKIKQLPPMYSAVHHNGKRLYELAREGKVVERELREVEIYKLDLVTIELNENNIPLITIYVECSKGTYIRTLCHDIGQKLGTGAYLNKLIRVKSGIFNIDDSITLEKLEKCTNIKRVIKDIDYPLNELQNYYISNPSDLYKLLNGNKIQCSIEDEELVKVYSPEQNLVAIAEINKNNNTPMLKPKKVFK from the coding sequence TTGGATGGATTTATTAACATTAATAAACCTGAGGGAATTACTTCTTTTGATGTATTGCGTACCTTGAAAAAACAAATTGGAAAAATTAAAATGGGACATCTAGGCACCCTTGATCCAATGGCAACTGGAGTTTTACCTGTAGCACTTGGTAATGCTACTAGAGTTATAGAATATATAAAAGATGAAACGAAAGCTTATACAGCTACAATGATAATGGGTCGAGTTTCCGACACTCAAGATGAATATGGTACTATTAAAGTTATTCAAGAACAACCAATTATTGAATTAGATATTCTTAAAGAAGCCATAAAAGAATTTACAGGGAAAATAAAGCAATTACCACCTATGTATTCAGCTGTACATCATAATGGCAAAAGGCTATATGAGTTAGCACGAGAAGGCAAAGTAGTTGAACGAGAACTACGTGAAGTAGAAATATATAAACTAGATTTAGTAACCATTGAACTTAATGAAAATAATATTCCTCTTATCACTATTTATGTAGAGTGTTCAAAAGGTACCTATATACGAACATTATGTCATGACATAGGACAAAAACTAGGAACAGGTGCTTATTTGAATAAATTAATTAGAGTTAAATCTGGAATATTTAATATAGATGATTCCATAACCCTTGAAAAATTAGAAAAATGCACCAATATTAAAAGAGTTATAAAAGATATAGACTATCCATTAAACGAATTACAAAACTATTACATAAGTAATCCAAGCGATTTATATAAATTGTTAAATGGTAATAAAATACAGTGTTCAATTGAGGATGAAGAACTTGTTAAGGTTTATTCACCAGAACAAAACCTAGTAGCTATTGCAGAAATAAATAAAAATAACAATACACCCATGCTTAAACCAAAAAAAGTATTTAAATAA
- a CDS encoding bifunctional riboflavin kinase/FAD synthetase — MEVIKHIDEYKGIEPVYLALGNFDGVHLGHQKLLKSLVTKAKRNGYKPAAFIFEPHPNKVLTPDKAPRLLVTSERKAKLLKKLGIELLIYTPFTREIAKCSPYDFVENILVKKFKVKEVFIGFNYSFGYKGVGNSQLLSDLGKEFGFRVNVTLPVKIEDKVVSSSLIRKALENGDINLAIKMLGYLPVLEGQVIKGEQRGSQIGFPTANININPEVNLPANGVYAAKAVIENKRYNCVVNIGRKPTFHDDYPTSVEAHIIDFNQNLYDKFITLCFIDKIRNEKRFNGINELIAQIEKDRQKALELINV, encoded by the coding sequence ATGGAAGTAATTAAACATATTGATGAATACAAAGGTATAGAACCAGTATATTTGGCATTAGGGAATTTTGATGGAGTTCATTTAGGACACCAAAAACTGCTTAAATCGCTAGTAACTAAAGCTAAACGCAATGGTTATAAACCAGCAGCATTTATTTTTGAACCTCATCCAAATAAAGTATTAACTCCTGATAAAGCTCCACGCTTATTGGTTACATCTGAAAGAAAAGCTAAGCTGCTTAAAAAATTGGGTATAGAACTTTTAATATATACACCTTTTACACGAGAAATTGCCAAATGTTCACCATATGACTTTGTTGAAAATATTCTCGTTAAAAAATTCAAAGTAAAGGAAGTATTTATAGGATTTAATTACTCATTTGGTTATAAGGGTGTTGGCAACTCACAACTATTAAGTGATTTAGGCAAGGAGTTTGGTTTTAGAGTAAATGTAACTTTGCCAGTAAAAATAGAAGATAAAGTTGTTTCAAGTAGTTTGATTAGGAAGGCACTTGAGAATGGTGATATAAATTTAGCAATAAAAATGCTAGGATACCTACCTGTACTTGAAGGACAAGTTATTAAGGGTGAGCAAAGGGGTTCTCAAATAGGATTTCCTACCGCTAATATTAATATTAATCCAGAAGTTAATCTGCCAGCGAATGGTGTATATGCAGCTAAAGCAGTAATAGAAAATAAAAGATATAATTGTGTGGTTAATATTGGAAGAAAACCTACATTTCATGATGATTATCCTACTTCTGTAGAAGCTCACATAATAGATTTTAATCAAAACTTATATGATAAATTTATTACTCTGTGTTTTATTGATAAGATTAGAAATGAAAAACGCTTTAATGGAATAAATGAACTAATAGCTCAAATAGAAAAAGATAGGCAAAAAGCTTTAGAACTTATAAATGTATAG
- the rpsO gene encoding 30S ribosomal protein S15 has protein sequence MALSQERKQEIINQYQTHENDTGSPEVQIAILTDRINYLNEHLKINKKDHHSRTGLLKMVGQRRSLLEYLKNKNFDRYRSIVLRLGLRR, from the coding sequence ATGGCACTAAGCCAAGAGAGAAAACAAGAAATTATTAATCAATATCAGACACATGAGAATGATACTGGGTCACCTGAGGTTCAAATAGCTATTTTAACCGATCGGATTAATTATTTAAATGAACATTTAAAGATTAATAAAAAAGATCATCATTCGAGAACTGGGCTACTAAAAATGGTAGGTCAACGTAGATCACTTTTAGAATATTTAAAGAACAAGAACTTTGATCGTTACCGTTCAATAGTTCTTCGACTTGGTCTAAGAAGATAA
- a CDS encoding polyribonucleotide nucleotidyltransferase: MHTYKIEIGGRQLVVEVGKVAKQANGAAVMRYGDTVVLVTATASKEPREGIDFFPLTVDYEERLYAAGKIPGGFIKREGRPTEFATLSARLIDRPLRPLFPNGYRNDVNIVATVMSMDNDNIPDVISIIGASVALTTSNIPFSGPVAAVTVGLVDGEFIINPTVEQSEKTKMHLTVAGTKDAIMMVEAGADEIPEDQMLDAIFYGHEEIKKIVEFQEKIIAEIGEEKIEPKLIDDDPEIEAAVRDFATQKLEQAVRNENKKARESDIDEVKSITKEHFQEIYPEQMNEVKSVLEKILKEVVRKMTIYENERVDGRKNDEIRAVTCEVGYLPRPHGTGLFTRGQTQVLSITTLGSMREEQILDGLGADESKRYIHHYNFPPWSVGEARPMRGPGRREIGHGALAERALLAVLPSEDEFPYTIRVVSDVLESNGSTSMGSVCGSSLSLMHAGVPIKATVSGIAMGLVKEGEDFAILSDIQGIEDALGDMDFKVAGTKDGITALQMDIKITGVSREIIEKALAQANDGRMFIMSKMLECISEPNKQLSPYAPQMIRMQINPDKIREVIGAGGKTIQKIVAETDCKIDIEDDGSLFIISIDEESANKAKSIIETIIAEVEVGKTYMGTVKRIMDFGAFVEIIPGVLGTQGKEGLVHISQLAEERVNKVKDVVNIGDQIMVKVIEIDQQGRINLSRKAALNKVAKPTN; encoded by the coding sequence TTGCATACTTATAAAATTGAAATCGGTGGAAGACAACTAGTAGTTGAAGTAGGAAAGGTTGCTAAACAAGCAAATGGTGCTGCCGTAATGAGATATGGCGATACTGTTGTTTTGGTTACAGCTACAGCATCCAAAGAACCTCGTGAAGGTATAGACTTTTTTCCTTTAACAGTTGATTATGAAGAAAGATTATATGCAGCTGGGAAAATTCCTGGTGGGTTTATAAAAAGAGAGGGGAGACCAACAGAGTTTGCCACACTTTCTGCCCGATTAATAGATAGACCACTAAGGCCTTTATTTCCAAATGGATATAGAAATGATGTAAATATAGTAGCAACAGTTATGTCAATGGATAACGATAATATTCCTGATGTGATTTCCATTATTGGGGCATCAGTTGCGCTTACTACTTCAAATATACCATTTAGTGGTCCTGTTGCAGCTGTAACAGTTGGCTTAGTAGACGGTGAATTTATCATTAATCCAACAGTTGAACAATCTGAAAAGACAAAAATGCATTTAACAGTAGCAGGAACTAAAGATGCTATCATGATGGTTGAAGCAGGTGCAGATGAGATTCCAGAAGACCAGATGCTTGATGCTATATTCTATGGGCATGAAGAAATTAAAAAGATAGTAGAATTTCAAGAAAAAATTATAGCTGAAATTGGGGAAGAAAAAATTGAACCAAAACTAATAGATGATGACCCAGAAATTGAGGCTGCTGTTAGAGATTTTGCCACACAAAAATTAGAACAAGCTGTAAGAAATGAAAACAAAAAAGCAAGAGAAAGCGATATAGACGAGGTTAAGTCAATAACAAAAGAACATTTTCAAGAAATATATCCAGAACAAATGAATGAGGTAAAATCAGTATTAGAAAAAATCTTAAAAGAAGTAGTAAGAAAAATGACTATCTATGAAAATGAAAGAGTAGATGGAAGAAAAAATGATGAAATAAGAGCAGTAACATGTGAAGTAGGTTATCTGCCGAGACCTCATGGTACAGGTTTATTTACCCGTGGACAAACTCAAGTTCTTTCTATAACTACATTAGGTTCAATGAGAGAAGAGCAGATACTTGATGGTTTGGGTGCAGATGAGTCAAAAAGATATATCCATCATTATAATTTCCCACCTTGGAGTGTAGGTGAAGCAAGACCAATGCGTGGACCGGGTAGAAGAGAAATAGGTCATGGAGCTCTTGCTGAACGTGCTTTATTAGCTGTACTACCTTCTGAAGATGAATTTCCATATACTATACGCGTAGTATCAGACGTTTTAGAATCAAATGGTTCAACCTCAATGGGAAGTGTTTGTGGTAGTTCCTTGTCATTAATGCATGCTGGTGTTCCAATTAAAGCAACAGTATCAGGTATTGCAATGGGTCTTGTGAAAGAAGGAGAAGATTTTGCAATATTAAGTGATATACAAGGTATAGAAGATGCTTTAGGGGATATGGATTTCAAGGTTGCAGGGACTAAAGATGGTATAACTGCATTACAAATGGATATAAAAATAACAGGTGTAAGTCGTGAAATTATTGAAAAGGCATTAGCTCAAGCTAATGATGGAAGAATGTTTATTATGAGTAAAATGCTAGAATGTATTTCAGAGCCTAATAAACAATTATCACCTTATGCACCTCAAATGATAAGAATGCAAATTAATCCAGATAAAATACGCGAGGTTATAGGTGCTGGTGGAAAAACTATTCAAAAGATAGTTGCTGAAACAGACTGTAAAATTGACATCGAAGATGATGGCAGCTTATTTATCATATCAATTGATGAGGAATCAGCTAACAAAGCAAAAAGCATAATAGAAACAATAATTGCAGAGGTTGAAGTAGGAAAGACTTACATGGGTACTGTTAAAAGAATAATGGATTTTGGTGCTTTTGTTGAAATAATTCCTGGTGTCCTAGGTACCCAAGGCAAAGAAGGCTTAGTTCATATATCTCAACTTGCAGAAGAAAGAGTAAATAAAGTAAAAGATGTTGTAAATATAGGTGATCAGATAATGGTAAAGGTAATCGAAATAGATCAACAAGGAAGAATAAACTTATCTAGAAAAGCAGCATTAAACAAGGTGGCAAAACCAACAAACTAA
- a CDS encoding VanW family protein, with the protein MTIEGRDISYLLEKEVELVIKELAIKNQKLPEEPYIDRESGEIIPEQSGYIVDIPLTLSKVLSANEYESINIVKKKTKPTYTSEDIEKSNETIGYYKTGIHGSSDRIKNLKLASDAINNRLIWPNNIFSFNEIVGPRTPNRGYLPAPIIFKGETILDYGGGVCQIASTLYNAVTESELEIVERHTHSKPIGYVPVGKDATVYYGYKDLKFKNNKNNPIIVMSGIDQGYVWVKILGRGKNE; encoded by the coding sequence GTGACGATAGAAGGAAGAGATATATCATATTTATTAGAAAAAGAAGTAGAGTTGGTTATTAAAGAATTAGCAATCAAAAATCAAAAGTTACCTGAAGAGCCATATATAGATCGTGAATCAGGGGAAATAATACCTGAACAAAGTGGTTATATAGTTGATATTCCTTTGACTTTATCTAAAGTATTATCAGCAAATGAATACGAGTCTATTAATATTGTTAAAAAGAAAACAAAACCTACATACACTAGTGAAGATATTGAGAAAAGTAACGAAACAATCGGTTATTATAAAACAGGAATTCATGGAAGTAGTGATCGTATTAAAAACCTAAAGTTAGCATCAGATGCTATTAATAATCGTTTAATTTGGCCTAACAATATATTTTCTTTTAATGAAATAGTTGGACCTAGAACTCCTAATAGAGGATATTTACCAGCACCAATTATTTTTAAAGGTGAAACGATATTAGATTATGGGGGTGGTGTATGTCAGATAGCGAGCACATTATATAATGCTGTAACAGAGTCTGAGTTAGAAATAGTAGAACGTCATACTCATAGCAAACCAATTGGCTATGTACCAGTTGGAAAAGATGCTACTGTTTACTATGGATATAAAGATCTAAAATTCAAGAACAATAAAAACAACCCAATAATTGTTATGTCGGGAATTGATCAAGGGTATGTATGGGTTAAAATATTAGGGAGGGGGAAAAACGAATGA
- a CDS encoding polysaccharide deacetylase family protein, which yields MKIYFLTKKKVYSSFVLILLLAVFIVFGYINLNTTTFTATTGTTEAIFQGNSGEKVVAITVNVDWGEEFIPDMLKNFKSYDAKATFFVTGKWAEKNEDLLKEMQKDGHSIQNHGYKHLHFNNLGSDEIKSEIKKAEDIIYDKTGEKTTFFASPYGEYNQRLVSAVTEMEYKFIMWSVDTIDWQKPNPETIIKRVMNKVHNDAIILMHPTDPTVKALPNLLKQLKDQGYKMMTIDKIVLDEK from the coding sequence ATGAAGATATACTTTTTAACCAAGAAAAAGGTGTATAGCTCATTTGTGCTGATATTGCTACTAGCTGTTTTTATAGTATTTGGATATATAAATTTAAACACTACTACTTTTACGGCTACAACAGGAACAACTGAAGCTATATTTCAAGGAAATAGTGGAGAAAAAGTCGTTGCCATAACAGTTAATGTTGATTGGGGAGAAGAATTTATCCCAGATATGTTAAAAAACTTTAAATCTTACGATGCTAAAGCAACGTTTTTTGTAACTGGTAAATGGGCAGAGAAAAATGAAGATCTTTTAAAAGAAATGCAAAAAGATGGTCATAGTATACAAAATCATGGATATAAGCATCTGCATTTTAATAATTTAGGCTCTGATGAAATAAAAAGTGAGATAAAAAAGGCAGAAGATATAATATATGATAAAACAGGAGAAAAAACTACATTTTTTGCCTCACCTTATGGAGAATATAATCAGCGACTAGTTAGTGCAGTTACTGAAATGGAATACAAATTCATAATGTGGAGCGTAGATACTATAGATTGGCAAAAACCTAATCCAGAAACAATAATAAAGCGTGTTATGAATAAAGTACACAATGATGCTATTATTCTTATGCATCCAACAGATCCAACTGTTAAAGCTTTACCTAATTTATTAAAGCAGTTAAAAGATCAAGGATATAAAATGATGACAATAGATAAAATAGTATTGGATGAGAAATAA
- a CDS encoding D-alanyl-D-alanine carboxypeptidase family protein, giving the protein MRYILKLFLSVCILFLIQVTSVSAEPNVSSQYFCLVDKKSGQVLYEKNMDEQRPVASTTKIMTAILTMEYMNLSEIATVSAKADRTPEVTIGLREGQELTVGELLKVTLIRSANDAAVVLAEHIAGDEDFFGELMTRKAIALGAFNTQFKNASGLPNKEHFSTAYDLSIISRYALKHDYIKETVKKEKAEFKHPGYSKPITIKNTNTLLGSFPGADGIKTGTTNAAGKCLVASATRDQHQLITVVLRSPDRKGDSARLLSYGFNNFYLEKIVDNQQPFKEAIVIGGTENYVEVIPNDEIYIWSSGSLKNIEKKTIMKYSLEAPVSYGNKVGFLEVYAYDKKLAKVDLVAKNDIEQEKNVLLRILSSFF; this is encoded by the coding sequence ATGAGATATATATTAAAATTATTTTTATCTGTTTGCATCTTATTCTTAATACAAGTAACTTCTGTTTCTGCTGAACCAAATGTTAGTTCGCAGTATTTTTGTTTAGTTGATAAAAAGTCGGGGCAGGTACTATATGAAAAAAATATGGATGAACAACGTCCAGTAGCAAGCACGACAAAAATAATGACTGCAATTTTAACAATGGAATACATGAACTTAAGTGAAATAGCAACTGTTAGTGCAAAGGCAGATAGAACTCCCGAGGTTACAATTGGCTTAAGAGAAGGTCAAGAATTAACAGTAGGGGAATTATTAAAAGTAACTTTAATACGATCAGCTAATGATGCAGCTGTAGTTTTAGCGGAACATATAGCTGGTGATGAGGATTTTTTTGGAGAGCTTATGACTAGAAAAGCAATAGCTTTGGGTGCATTTAATACTCAATTTAAAAATGCCTCTGGTTTACCAAATAAAGAACATTTTAGTACGGCATATGATTTATCTATTATTAGTAGATATGCTCTGAAACATGATTACATAAAAGAAACAGTAAAAAAAGAAAAAGCTGAATTTAAACATCCGGGCTATTCTAAACCTATAACAATAAAAAATACTAATACATTATTAGGATCCTTTCCCGGTGCTGATGGAATTAAGACTGGAACTACTAATGCTGCAGGAAAGTGCTTAGTTGCATCAGCTACTAGAGATCAACATCAACTAATAACGGTTGTTTTACGTTCACCTGATAGAAAAGGGGATAGTGCTCGATTATTGTCTTATGGTTTTAATAATTTTTATTTAGAAAAAATAGTAGATAATCAACAACCTTTTAAGGAAGCAATTGTGATAGGTGGAACAGAGAATTATGTAGAAGTTATACCTAATGATGAAATTTATATATGGAGTAGTGGAAGTCTGAAAAATATAGAGAAAAAAACAATTATGAAATATAGTTTAGAGGCCCCCGTTAGTTATGGCAATAAAGTAGGTTTTTTAGAAGTATATGCATATGATAAAAAACTAGCTAAAGTTGATTTGGTTGCTAAAAATGATATTGAACAAGAAAAAAATGTTTTGTTGCGAATTCTTTCGAGTTTTTTTTAG